The following are encoded in a window of Primulina eburnea isolate SZY01 chromosome 4, ASM2296580v1, whole genome shotgun sequence genomic DNA:
- the LOC140828966 gene encoding photosystem I reaction center subunit V, chloroplastic-like: protein MASTLFSTPTFQGLRTLNKPTDFKPTCASFLCRPLTTKKRCSSLAVKAELNPSIVISLSTGLSLFLGRFVFFSFQRENVAKQVPEQNGASHFEAGDERAKEYVSLLKSNDPVGFNIVDVLAWGSLGHIVAYYILATSSNGYDPSFF, encoded by the coding sequence ATGGCCTCCACTCTCTTCTCCACTCCAACTTTCCAAGGTCTCAGAACCCTCAACAAGCCCACAGACTTCAAGCCCACCTGCGCCTCTTTCCTCTGCCGCCCTCTCACCACCAAGAAACGTTGCAGTAGCCTCGCCGTCAAGGCTGAGCTCAACCCGTCTATAGTAATCAGTCTGAGCACCGGCCTCTCTCTCTTCCTAGGCAGGTTCGTGTTCTTCTCCTTCCAGAGGGAAAACGTGGCCAAACAGGTACCGGAGCAGAACGGGGCCTCCCACTTCGAGGCTGGCGATGAACGCGCCAAGGAATACGTCAGCCTTCTCAAATCCAACGACCCCGTCGGATTCAACATTGTCGATGTTCTTGCCTGGGGTTCTCTTGGACACATTGTTGCGTACTACATTCTTGCCACTTCTTCCAATGGATACGATCCCAGTTTCTTCTAG
- the LOC140828965 gene encoding high mobility group B protein 10-like isoform X1, with amino-acid sequence MPNDPPRTNYTSYPKPEAEYQEILQNPDFFLQKLKAFHVFYGTKFRVPTIGGNRLDLHQLFVEVTSRGGIEKVLRDRRWKEITGAFKFPSSITSASFVLRKYYLSLLYHFEQVYYFRKEEPSITESVSTNGSGSPLPCGVDDAAYDQFSESPELEDGMIVNGTIDGKFDDGYLVSVHLGSEELKGVIYHTSVAPTKSLSVSSSVLSPAYHSRKKHNHQVRAPGQPKRNRSGYTFFFEEQYHRLQPLYQGQERGISKKIGQLWSRLSETEKQVYQDMGLRDKERYQAEMLDYKSSHHLQLPQ; translated from the exons ATGCCAAACGACCCGCCTCGTACAAATTACACTTCTTACCCCAAACCGGAAGCAGAGTATCAAGAAATCCTTCAAAACCCAGATTTTTTCTTGCAAAAGCTCAAGGCTTTTCACGTTTTTTATGGTACCAAATTCAG GGTCCCTACAATAGGAGGAAATCGTTTAGATTTACATCAACTTTTCGTGGAGGTAACCTCCCGAGGTGGCATTGAAAAG GTGTTGAGAGATCGTAGATGGAAGGAAATTACTGGAGCCTTCAAGTTCCCATCCTCCATTACTAGTGCGTCGTTTGTTTTGAGAAAATATTATCTGTCGCTGCTGTATCATTTTGAGCAGGTTTATTACTTCCGAaaagaagaaccatccatcaCAGAATCTG TGAGTACAAATGGAAGTGGATCACCATTGCCATGTGGTGTTGATGATGCTGCATATGATCAATTTTCGG AAAGTCCTGAACTGGAGGATGGCATGATAGTCAATGGAACAATTGATGGTAAATTTGATGACGGATATTTAGTTTCAGTTCATTTGGGATCTGAGGAGTTGAAAGGTGTCATTTACCACACCTCTGTGGCACCTACCAAGTCCCTGAGTGTTAGCTCTTCTGTTCTTTCCCCGGCTTACCATTCACGGAAAAAGCATAATCACCAAGTAAGGGCCCCAGGTCAACCTAAGCGAAATAGAAGTGGCTATACTTTCTTTTTCGAGGAGCAGTATCATCGACTTCAACCACTGTACCAAGGACAAGAAAGAGGCATCAGTAAAAAAATTGGTCAGTTATGGAGCAGACTTTCTGAGACTGAAAAACAG GTATATCAGGACATGGGGCTGAGAGACAAGGAAAGATACCAAGCTGAAATGTTGGACTACAAATCATCCCACCATCTTCAACTTCCTCAATAG
- the LOC140828965 gene encoding high mobility group B protein 10-like isoform X2, translated as MKLVSIYIHTHIYSFAVRVPTIGGNRLDLHQLFVEVTSRGGIEKVLRDRRWKEITGAFKFPSSITSASFVLRKYYLSLLYHFEQVYYFRKEEPSITESVSTNGSGSPLPCGVDDAAYDQFSESPELEDGMIVNGTIDGKFDDGYLVSVHLGSEELKGVIYHTSVAPTKSLSVSSSVLSPAYHSRKKHNHQVRAPGQPKRNRSGYTFFFEEQYHRLQPLYQGQERGISKKIGQLWSRLSETEKQVYQDMGLRDKERYQAEMLDYKSSHHLQLPQ; from the exons ATGAAACTTGtcagtatatatatacacacacacatatattctTTTGCTGTTAGGGTCCCTACAATAGGAGGAAATCGTTTAGATTTACATCAACTTTTCGTGGAGGTAACCTCCCGAGGTGGCATTGAAAAG GTGTTGAGAGATCGTAGATGGAAGGAAATTACTGGAGCCTTCAAGTTCCCATCCTCCATTACTAGTGCGTCGTTTGTTTTGAGAAAATATTATCTGTCGCTGCTGTATCATTTTGAGCAGGTTTATTACTTCCGAaaagaagaaccatccatcaCAGAATCTG TGAGTACAAATGGAAGTGGATCACCATTGCCATGTGGTGTTGATGATGCTGCATATGATCAATTTTCGG AAAGTCCTGAACTGGAGGATGGCATGATAGTCAATGGAACAATTGATGGTAAATTTGATGACGGATATTTAGTTTCAGTTCATTTGGGATCTGAGGAGTTGAAAGGTGTCATTTACCACACCTCTGTGGCACCTACCAAGTCCCTGAGTGTTAGCTCTTCTGTTCTTTCCCCGGCTTACCATTCACGGAAAAAGCATAATCACCAAGTAAGGGCCCCAGGTCAACCTAAGCGAAATAGAAGTGGCTATACTTTCTTTTTCGAGGAGCAGTATCATCGACTTCAACCACTGTACCAAGGACAAGAAAGAGGCATCAGTAAAAAAATTGGTCAGTTATGGAGCAGACTTTCTGAGACTGAAAAACAG GTATATCAGGACATGGGGCTGAGAGACAAGGAAAGATACCAAGCTGAAATGTTGGACTACAAATCATCCCACCATCTTCAACTTCCTCAATAG
- the LOC140828967 gene encoding uncharacterized protein, protein MDGESGLSAEGFEEIPTVETKFLTIKIKSAGKKNGKEILANIVPSNQDPVSKNSSINSIASSSCNSPLISPPSSAFVSALQSPYISPRAILDANPSPNPTQECPTPATTITHPSPPMSFSGSQSDDVPSTSYTPPPERQDYATDPAKTKLKIVTRVPVSGTETAPRISFSFPVPRNSFTKGSASPVSNLKLRSCDVYIGFHGQNPNLTRFCKWLKSELEVQGIACFVADRAKYADNQSSEIADKVICSVTFGLVVITSDSLVNHMSLEEIRFFAQKKNLIPLFFNTDANEIRTLFESVSDYACKEALDLLKRYHEFQLEANEGNWRSGVSKAVSILRRKLGRKSVVEKEVEAFEEMPFVRNEFFVGREREIMEVETAFFGCRDYSADEESEIDHGRAGKYISSEVGKWEPANGRNSRKRPKQKKSKSEKLKNFGSTVVCINGLPGIGKTELALEFAYRYSQRYKMVLWVGGEARYFRQNILNLSLNMGLDVSADEERERGRIRSFDEQESEAFKRVKRELFRDTPYLLIIDNLENEREWWEGRDLHDFIPRNTGGTHVIITTRLNTETSFDSIKLRPLPLYDAMALIRGRGIKEYPPAELEFLEKLDEKLGSTSFGLSLVASLVSEFAINPSALYEAVNQSQYVHEDADYSGLSIADAEFFITNSFLMKVLSFCGDFLQQKSGNRNFLASRMLKVGAWLAPTPASANLLAAAAYSIPSTRDKLIKWTRCLKLTNLNCYSGCLASQTCKREEDSALLLVKLGLARKTNRQPGCWIQFHPITQTFAKGKDSTFAAKAIVHGVRKTGNTSANFDHLWASTFLVFGFKSEGPVVQLKAIDMILFIKKTALPLAIRAFTTFSRCNSALELLKVCTSVLEEVEKSFVSQIQDWCHGSLCWKNALNSNQRVDEYVWQEVTLLKATLLETRAKLLLRGGHFSSGEEVCRTCISIRTVVLGHNHAQTLAAQETLAKLVRMRSKI, encoded by the coding sequence ATGGACGGAGAATCAGGATTGTCTGCAGAAGGTTTTGAAGAGATCCCAACCGTTGAAACCAAGTTCCTCACCATTAAGATAAAAAGTGCAGGCAAGAAGAACGGTAAGGAAATTTTAGCCAACATCGTTCCTTCGAATCAAGATCCAGTCTCCAAGAATTCATCAATAAATTCTATAGCATCATCTTCGTGCAACTCTCCACTCATCTCCCCTCCGTCCTCGGCATTTGTTTCAGCTTTGCAATCACCTTACATTTCTCCAAGAGCCATTTTGGATGCGAATCCAAGCCCAAATCCTACACAAGAATGTCCCACTCCGGCTACCACCATTACTCATCCCTCTCCGCCGATGTCATTTTCCGGCTCTCAGTCGGATGATGTCCCTAGCACTTCCTATACTCCGCCGCCGGAAAGGCAAGACTACGCCACTGATCCGGCCAAGACAAAGCTCAAGATTGTAACTCGTGTACCAGTTTCAGGCACAGAAACTGCACCTCGgatctcattttctttccccGTGCCTAGAAACTCATTCACCAAAGGCTCAGCTTCGCCAGTGTCAAATCTGAAGCTTAGGAGTTGTGATGTGTACATAGGATTCCATGGTCAAAATCCAAATTTGACACGGTTTTGTAAGTGGCTTAAATCGGAGTTGGAGGTTCAGGGAATTGCTTGCTTTGTGGCGGACAGAGCAAAGTATGCGGATAATCAGAGCAGTGAGATTGCCGACAAGGTTATTTGCTCCGTAACCTTTGGTTTGGTGGTTATCACAAGTGATAGTCTTGTTAACCATATGAGCCTGGAGGAGATTAGATTCTTTGCTCAAAAGAAGAACTTAATCCCTTTGTTCTTCAATACAGATGCCAATGAGATTAGGACTCTTTTCGAATCTGTTTCGGATTATGCATGTAAAGAAGCATTAGATTTGCTAAAGAGATATCATGAGTTTCAGCTAGAAGCAAACGAGGGTAACTGGCGAAGCGGTGTTTCAAAAGCAGTGAGTATACTAAGGAGAAAGCTTGGGAGAAAGAGTGTGGTTGAAAAGGAAGTCGAAGCATTTGAGGAGATGCCCTTTGTAAGAAACGAGTTTTTTGTGGGGAGGGAGAGAGAAATTATGGAAGTTGAGACTGCATTCTTTGGTTGTCGAGATTATTCAGCTGACGAGGAAAGCGAGATTGACCATGGTAGGGCAGGAAAATACATAAGTTCAGAGGTTGGAAAATGGGAACCGGCGAACGGAAGAAACTCACGTAAGAGGCCCAAACAAAAGAAGTCGAAGAGTGAGAAACTCAAGAACTTCGGCAGCACCGTTGTGTGCATAAATGGATTGCCGGGAATCGGAAAGACAGAGCTTGCTTTGGAATTCGCCTATCGATATTCGCAAAGATACAAGATGGTTTTGTGGGTTGGTGGCGAAGCTCGGTATTTCAGGCAAAATATACTGAACTTATCTCTAAATATGGGGTTGGACGTGAGTGCGGATGAAGAGAGAGAACGAGGGAGGATTCGTAGCTTTGATGAACAAGAATCTGAAGCCTTCAAAAGGGTTAAAAGGGAGCTGTTTCGAGATACACCCTATTTACTAATTATTGATAATCTTGAAAATGAAAGGGAATGGTGGGAAGGAAGGGATCTACATGACTTCATACCAAGAAACACAGGAGGCACTCATGTAATAATAACTACAAGGCTCAACACAGAAACAAGCTTCGATTCAATTAAGCTTCGACCATTGCCTTTGTATGATGCGATGGCATTAATTAGAGGAAGAGGAATAAAGGAATATCCACCTGCAGAACTAGAGTTTCTTGAAAAATTGGATGAAAAATTGGGCAGTACGAGTTTTGGGTTGTCGTTGGTTGCTTCTCTTGTATCAGAATTTGCAATCAATCCATCTGCTCTATACGAGGCAGTGAATCAGAGCCAATACGTCCATGAAGATGCTGACTACTCTGGTTTGAGCATTGCAGATGCAGAATTTTTTATAACCAACTCATTCTTAATGAAAGTACTCTCCTTTTGTGGGGATTTTTTGCAGCAAAAAAGTGGGAACAGGAACTTTCTCGCCTCAAGAATGCTTAAGGTTGGAGCATGGCTTGCCCCAACACCTGCTTCAGCAAATTTATTGGCAGCAGCAGCATATAGCATACCATCCACAAGAGACAAACTAATAAAGTGGAcccgatgcttgaagttaacAAATTTGAATTGCTACTCTGGTTGTTTAGCGAGCCAAACGTGCAAGAGAGAAGAAGATTCAGCTCTCCTTTTAGTTAAACTCGGTTTGGCTCGAAAGACAAACCGGCAACCTGGCTGCTGGATTCAATTCCACCCCATTACTCAAACATTCGCCAAAGGCAAAGACAGTACGTTTGCTGCCAAGGCAATAGTTCATGGAGTAAGGAAAACTGGGAATACATCAGCAAATTTTGATCACCTTTGGGCCTCAACGTTCCTCGTGTTCGGTTTCAAATCTGAAGGCCCTGTTGTTCAGCTCAAGGCGATTGACATGATTCTCTTTATAAAGAAAACGGCTCTCCCTCTAGCAATAAGAGCATTCACAACCTTCTCTAGATGCAACTCAGCATTAGAGCTCCTAAAAGTATGCACTAGTGTGCTCGAAGAAGTGGAGAAATCATTCGTGTCGCAAATTCAGGATTGGTGTCATGGCTCCCTCTGCTGGAAAAATGCACTGAATTCGAATCAAAGAGTGGATGAATATGTGTGGCAGGAGGTTACCTTGCTGAAAGCCACGCTACTCGAGACGAGGGCAAAGTTACTTCTGAGAGGCGGCCATTTTAGCAGTGGTGAAGAGGTTTGCAGAACATGTATCAGCATTAGGACAGTGGTACTGGGACACAACCATGCTCAAACGTTAGCTGCTCAAGAAACATTGGCAAAGTTAGTTAGGATGAGAAGTAAGATATAA
- the LOC140828968 gene encoding uncharacterized protein At4g26450 yields MHARHRNGPGNGYWSNAAGMRGQAATSRISPEGSMRGHRIYSSEHRNNNRGGFGRGGHSRQFQPPLPPSHGIDIFMEAGRLAAEFLVAKGVLPPNALSGKLKNGGLKNQMGRFHVFRPHEVDVQIPMDSRSAEDIHLGNASLEIGSSRRRNSVDDNSMYGSRNTMRGRRRMGSFTNLGPEVNTESRKSGAWPDRTRNFPSIGAESDASSGQPADQPVDVDGHGGMQTLSLGEVVQECDVGANLPSEFEEHNSVEDAEAKASSSSTEKLLSADAKVEATKESDDANKSDAGAEVVNEERIVNDSEILQNENEIADSAQEDTLASKDNVGLLKHFKFPRIPTKARSSLKVKGSKGGQDPMNEDEKISGRELSGGSQVHVVDVPDESSTGNVSSYEIHELKSLESDVRKAPGMDEEQPIAYMTRSRQSRSACFQEQSVFKGQKELDERLSVVGCSTSMCMNKGFKRPIDDDTNGKDDFKKLRDCSSIDIETSGCLPLSSSMENQPTSQEPRISQSTHSALSLDQKSFNVSPFPKSRDESCEFTGFKICDLNLSGTCEASENDNAERVLIFPSVIETGNEAAPVDFGLSMSNSSNVSNKNARLGVNNNNIEVIDLEIDSGQEDNIFSHPEKRADSVFTNLDGFPNNLHNVNEIPDVQDGYGLMFSDLLGNHSPHNSSVPTSLNSLHSEMGLPNGEGILGDDDSIYMSLGEIPISFLRTWEQPTQDYGKPF; encoded by the exons ATGCATGCGAGGCATCGGAATGGACCAGGGAATGGGTACTGGTCTAATGCTGCGGGTATGAGGGGTCAGGCTGCTACTTCGAGAATCTCGCCTGAAGGTTCGATGAGAGGCCATCGGATATATAGTTCCGAGCACAGGAACAACAATCGTGGCGGCTTTGGACGTGGTGGTCACTCTAGGCAATTTCAACCTCCGCTGCCTCCTTCACATGGGATTGACATTTTCATGGAAGCTGGTAGGTTAGCTGCTGAGTTTTTGGTTGCTAAAGGTGTGCTACCGCCAAATGCACTCTCCGGGAAATTGAAGAATGGTGGCTTGAAGAATCAAATGGGCCGATTTCATGTTTTTAGACCACATGAGGTAGACGTGCAAATTCCAATGGATAGCCGATCAGCAGAAGACATACATTTAGGAAACGCCTCTCTTGAAATAGGTTCCAGCAGGAGAAGGAATTCTGTTGATGACAATTCCATGTATGGTTCAAGGAACACTATGAGAGGGAGGAGAAGAATGGGGTCCTTTACAAATCTGGGCCCAGAGGTGAATACAGAGTCGAGAAAAAGTGGGGCTTGGCCTGACAGGACTAGAAATTTTCCTAGCATCGGGGCCGAGAGTGATGCTTCTTCTGGACAGCCTGCTGATCAACCTGTTGATGTAGATGGCCATGGTGGAATGCAGACTTTGTCTCTGGGTGAAGTAGTTCAAGAATGTGATGTTGGAGCTAATCTACCGTCAGAGTTTGAGGAGCACAATTCAGTGGAGGATGCAGAGGCAAAAGCGAGCTCTTCTAGCACAGAAAAGTTGCTATCAGCTGATGCCAAGGTGGAAGCCACAAAAGAGTCTGATGATGCTAATAAATCTGATGCAGGGGCTGAAGTGGTTAATGAAGAAAGGATTGTTAATGATTCGGAAATATTGcagaatgagaatgagatcgcaGATTCTGCACAGGAGGACACTTTAGCGAGTAAGGACAATGTCGGTTTACTGAAACACTTCAAATTTCCACGAATTCCCACCAAAGCTCGTTCTTCGTTGAAAGTGAAGGGTTCAAAGGGTGGTCAGGATCCCATGAATGAAGATGAGAAAATCTCTGGAAGAGAACTTTCTGGAGGTTCTCAAGTTCACGTTGTAGATGTTCCTGATGAAAGTTCTACAGGAAATGTTTCATCTTATGAAATTCACGAACTAAAAAGCCTTGAATCTGATGTTCGGAAAGCTCCAGGCATGGACGAAGAGCAGCCGATTGCATACATGACAAGGTCAAGACAATCAAGGTCCGCATGTTTCCAGGAACAATCTGTGTTTAAAGGGCAAAAGGAACTTGATGAGAGGCTGTCTGTTGTCGGCTGTTCCACCTCCATGTGTATGAACAAAGGATTTAAAAGACCAATAGATGATGACACTAATGGTAAGGatgattttaaaaaacttaGAGACTGTTCTTCAATAGATATTGAAACTAGTGGCTGCCTACCTCTTTCAAGTTCAATGGAAAATCAGCCTACTTCGCAAGAGCCAAGAATTTCACAGAGTACACACTCAGCTCTATCTCTTGATCAAAAGAGTTTTAATGTTTCACCGTTTCCCAAAAGTCGAGATGAATCGTGTGAGTTCACGGGATTTAAGATTTGTGACCTTAACCTTAGTGGAACTTGTGAGGCCAGTGAGAATGATAATGCAGAACGGGTTTTGATTTTTCCTTCTGTTATTGAAACTGGAAATGAAGCGGCACCTGTTGATTTTGGTTTGTCTATGAGTAACAGCTCCAATGTATCTAATAAAAATGCTAGACTTGGGGTGAATAATAATAACATCGAGGTTATTGATCTGGAAATTGATTCTGGGCAAGAAGACAATATCTTCAGTCATCCTGAGAAAAG GGCGGATTCTGTATTTACCAATCTGGATGGCTTTCCTAATAATTTACATAATGTCAATGAAATTCCTGACGTTCAGGATGGTTATGGGCTTATGTTCTCAGATTTACTGGGAAATCACAGCCCACACAATTCTTCTGTACCCACCAGCTTAAATTCTTTGCACAGTGAGATGGGCCTTCCTAATGGCGAG GGAATTCTTGGCGATGATGACTCAATTTATATGTCCCTGGGAGAAATACCAATAA GCTTTCTGAGGACCTGGGAACAGCCAACACAAGATTATGGAAAACCATTTTGA